From Chloroflexota bacterium, the proteins below share one genomic window:
- a CDS encoding AMP-binding protein, whose protein sequence is MTTISDMLAQNARLYPYDIALIELKPSQKIRREITWKQFDERANRIANALKDKGIGKDHKVIHWMMNSIKWLETYFGIIRTGAWAIPLNFRFTSRDLKYCADIAEAKAMILGEEFIDRVEAVRLQLPTIQHYIIAGHNPSENMDSLEDLIRSSSPKPTGIELVDDDECGLYFTSGTTGDPKPILLTHKNMVCAAIVEEVHHYQTRKDNFVLLPPLYHTGAKMHWFGSLLVGGKATILTEINPRNIFEAVERERGTIVWLLVPWVHDILVAMDKGELRKEDYDLSCCRLMHIGAQPVPPSLVQRWKKYFPSMQYDTNYGLGEASGPGCIHLGIENERKVGAIGKAGFNWEVRIVNDSGEDVARGEVGELIVKGCGVMKEYYKNPEKTAETIRNGWLYTGDMARMDNEGFTYLVDRKKDTIITGGENIYPAEVEEILHRHPQIYDVAVIGIPDERLGEIALAIIAPKPGETLTEAEVIVFCEQNLAKYNRPRRIIFDKVPRNPTGKIEKPKLRQKFGSQ, encoded by the coding sequence ATGACCACTATATCAGATATGTTAGCCCAAAATGCCAGACTGTATCCTTATGATATAGCTCTTATTGAATTGAAACCAAGCCAGAAGATAAGAAGGGAGATAACTTGGAAACAGTTTGATGAAAGGGCCAACAGGATTGCCAATGCACTGAAGGACAAAGGTATTGGCAAGGATCACAAGGTAATACACTGGATGATGAACTCAATTAAATGGCTTGAAACCTATTTTGGCATTATAAGAACCGGGGCATGGGCAATCCCACTCAATTTCAGGTTCACCAGCAGAGACCTTAAATATTGTGCGGATATAGCCGAAGCTAAAGCCATGATTTTAGGAGAAGAGTTTATAGATAGGGTAGAAGCCGTCCGTTTACAGTTACCCACGATTCAACATTATATTATTGCCGGTCACAACCCATCAGAAAATATGGACAGCTTGGAGGATTTAATTAGAAGCTCGTCACCTAAGCCGACGGGAATTGAGTTAGTCGACGATGACGAGTGTGGTCTCTATTTCACTTCAGGCACAACCGGAGACCCCAAGCCCATACTCTTAACTCATAAGAATATGGTCTGCGCTGCTATCGTTGAGGAGGTTCATCATTACCAAACGCGCAAGGATAACTTCGTCCTCCTGCCGCCTTTATATCATACCGGCGCCAAAATGCACTGGTTTGGTAGCCTGCTGGTAGGCGGGAAAGCTACCATACTAACGGAAATCAACCCCCGGAATATATTTGAAGCCGTTGAAAGAGAGAGGGGGACAATAGTATGGCTGCTGGTACCATGGGTTCATGACATCCTGGTAGCAATGGACAAGGGGGAATTGCGGAAGGAAGATTACGATCTGAGCTGCTGCCGACTAATGCATATAGGTGCTCAGCCCGTGCCTCCAAGCCTGGTCCAGCGCTGGAAGAAATATTTCCCCAGCATGCAATATGACACTAATTATGGTCTAGGTGAGGCCTCAGGCCCGGGATGCATCCATCTAGGCATAGAAAACGAGAGAAAGGTTGGAGCTATCGGGAAAGCCGGTTTTAACTGGGAGGTTCGCATAGTCAACGATAGTGGCGAAGATGTAGCCCGGGGTGAGGTAGGTGAGTTGATTGTCAAAGGCTGTGGTGTTATGAAGGAATATTACAAAAACCCAGAAAAAACAGCAGAAACGATAAGAAACGGCTGGCTATATACAGGTGACATGGCTCGAATGGACAATGAAGGCTTTACTTACCTCGTTGATAGAAAGAAAGACACAATCATCACTGGTGGTGAGAATATCTATCCTGCTGAAGTAGAAGAGATTCTCCATCGACATCCCCAAATCTATGATGTGGCCGTTATCGGGATTCCAGATGAGAGGTTGGGCGAAATAGCTTTAGCCATAATTGCCCCCAAGCCAGGCGAAACCTTGACCGAAGCCGAGGTAATTGTATTCTGTGAGCAGAATTTAGCCAAATACAATAGACCCAGGCGTATTATATTCGACAAAGTACCGCGTAACCCCACCGGTAAGATAGAAAAACCGAAACTCAGACAGAAGTTTGGTAGCCAGTAA
- a CDS encoding TRAP transporter large permease → MSPATIGIIGIILLIIFFVLRMPVGFAMALIGVVGFSYLVSPGAGFDIFARDIFYTFSSYSLTVIPMFVFMGCIASGAGMSKRLYDAGYLILGRLRGGLAMATIAGCAGFAAICGSTNACAAAMGKVSLPEMKRYHYDDSLATGTVSAAGSLGILIPPSTIFIVYGIMTEQSIGKLFIAGVFPGLILAGLFMTTVYLICWLNPSLAPAGTTTSWREKLDGVTGIGEMLVLFLLVISGLFLGWFSPTQAGGAGAAGALLISLIRRQLTWENFLGAVKDTLRITCMIMVIVAGATVFGHFMAVSKIPLFLADWVSALPWPPAAVLAVIVLIYLLGGCFMDSLAMIMLTVPIFYPAVIALGFDPIWFGVIIVLVVEMGVITPPVGINVYVVKGIAKGVPLETIFKGVWPFLLAELVMVGILMLFPQIATFLPSLTTY, encoded by the coding sequence ATGAGTCCAGCTACTATCGGTATCATAGGAATTATCCTTTTAATTATATTTTTCGTTCTCCGTATGCCAGTTGGCTTCGCCATGGCCCTTATCGGAGTTGTCGGTTTCAGCTATCTGGTTTCCCCCGGGGCTGGGTTCGATATTTTTGCCAGGGACATTTTTTACACCTTCTCTTCTTATTCGCTCACAGTTATCCCCATGTTTGTCTTTATGGGTTGCATCGCTTCTGGCGCCGGCATGAGTAAGAGACTCTATGATGCTGGCTATTTGATATTAGGCAGGCTGCGCGGTGGCTTGGCAATGGCTACCATAGCAGGTTGCGCTGGCTTCGCTGCCATTTGCGGCTCAACCAATGCCTGCGCTGCTGCCATGGGAAAGGTATCGCTGCCAGAAATGAAGAGGTACCATTATGATGATTCGTTGGCAACAGGGACTGTGTCTGCTGCCGGCAGCCTAGGCATACTTATTCCTCCCAGCACCATCTTTATTGTTTACGGCATAATGACCGAGCAATCCATAGGTAAGCTTTTTATAGCTGGTGTTTTCCCGGGGCTCATTCTTGCCGGGCTATTCATGACTACTGTGTACCTTATTTGCTGGCTTAATCCCTCGCTTGCCCCGGCGGGTACAACGACAAGTTGGAGGGAGAAACTGGATGGAGTCACAGGTATTGGCGAGATGTTGGTTTTATTTCTCCTAGTCATCAGCGGATTGTTCCTCGGCTGGTTTAGCCCAACACAAGCTGGTGGTGCCGGTGCCGCTGGCGCCTTGCTCATAAGCCTTATTAGACGGCAACTCACCTGGGAGAACTTTCTCGGTGCAGTCAAGGATACTTTGCGCATAACCTGCATGATAATGGTTATCGTTGCTGGGGCTACGGTTTTCGGACATTTTATGGCGGTATCGAAGATTCCTCTTTTTCTGGCTGATTGGGTGAGTGCTCTGCCTTGGCCTCCGGCAGCTGTGCTGGCAGTGATAGTCCTCATTTATCTGCTCGGTGGCTGTTTCATGGACTCACTGGCAATGATAATGCTCACCGTGCCTATCTTTTATCCGGCTGTTATTGCACTTGGTTTTGACCCGATATGGTTCGGTGTGATAATTGTTCTGGTGGTAGAGATGGGTGTTATCACACCGCCAGTGGGTATAAATGTGTATGTAGTCAAGGGAATTGCTAAAGGAGTTCCTCTGGAGACTATTTTCAAAGGGGTATGGCCTTTCCTTTTGGCGGAACTTGTTATGGTTGGCATATTGATGCTTTTCCCTCAGATTGCCACTTTCCTGCCTAGTTTAACTACATATTAA